Proteins from a genomic interval of Gordonia sp. SL306:
- a CDS encoding phytoene desaturase family protein yields the protein MTSAVVVGSGPNGLTAGVVLARAGCRVHVIEAADVIGGGARSAELLRPGVVHDLCSAFHPIGAGSPALRSLGLDEHGLRWRWPEIDCAHPLDDGRAALLHRSVADTADGLGEDRATWRDMIGGIAADFDDLADDLLGPLVAMPRHPIKLAEFGHRALYPATGLARVFRSAQARALFGGVAAHAFTRLDRPGSAAPGLVLLAAGHRYGWPVAQGGSGAIVTALASALIDAGGTITTGQEVTSLDEVDSADVVLLDVMPAAAAGILADRLSGRRFRRYLAHRHGPAAFKVDYLVDGDIGWSDPDCGRAGTVHLGGTFDEIVAAENDVVAGRMPARPFTLVGQQWLADPTRTTGSLRPLWAYAHVPHGFTGDATPAVTAQIERFAPGFRAQVVDSISTSPAQLQQKNANHVGGDIGGGRNDLTHLIARPRLSPNPYATGVPGVYLCSSATPPGGGVHGMCGRNAAEAALRYLNR from the coding sequence ATGACCTCCGCGGTCGTTGTCGGAAGCGGGCCCAACGGTCTCACCGCCGGGGTCGTACTGGCCCGCGCGGGTTGCCGGGTCCACGTGATCGAGGCCGCGGATGTCATCGGTGGCGGCGCGCGCTCGGCAGAGTTGCTGCGACCCGGCGTGGTGCACGACCTGTGCTCGGCGTTCCATCCGATCGGCGCAGGCTCGCCCGCGTTGCGGAGTCTGGGCCTCGACGAGCACGGTCTGCGATGGCGGTGGCCGGAGATCGATTGCGCGCATCCGCTCGACGACGGCCGGGCCGCCCTGCTCCATCGGTCGGTCGCCGACACCGCCGATGGCCTGGGTGAGGACCGGGCGACCTGGCGGGACATGATCGGCGGGATCGCGGCGGACTTCGACGACCTCGCCGACGACCTCCTCGGTCCCCTCGTGGCCATGCCGCGCCATCCGATCAAGCTGGCGGAGTTCGGGCATCGCGCCCTCTATCCGGCGACCGGTCTGGCCCGGGTCTTCCGCAGCGCGCAGGCCCGCGCACTCTTCGGCGGTGTCGCCGCACACGCTTTCACGCGTCTCGATCGACCGGGTTCGGCCGCGCCGGGACTGGTCCTGCTCGCTGCCGGTCATCGGTATGGCTGGCCGGTGGCGCAGGGCGGTTCGGGTGCCATCGTCACCGCATTGGCCTCGGCGCTCATCGATGCGGGTGGCACCATCACCACGGGCCAGGAGGTGACCAGCCTCGACGAGGTGGATTCGGCCGACGTGGTGCTGCTCGACGTCATGCCTGCGGCGGCGGCCGGCATCCTCGCAGATCGATTGTCGGGGCGCCGGTTTCGGCGCTACCTCGCGCACCGTCACGGTCCGGCGGCGTTCAAGGTCGACTACCTCGTCGACGGCGACATCGGCTGGTCCGACCCCGACTGCGGGCGCGCAGGCACCGTGCATCTCGGCGGCACCTTCGACGAGATCGTCGCGGCGGAGAACGATGTCGTCGCCGGCCGGATGCCGGCTCGCCCTTTCACCCTGGTGGGCCAGCAATGGCTGGCCGATCCGACGCGCACCACCGGCTCATTGCGGCCGCTCTGGGCCTACGCGCATGTGCCGCACGGGTTCACCGGAGATGCGACGCCCGCGGTGACCGCGCAGATCGAACGATTCGCGCCGGGGTTCAGAGCGCAGGTCGTCGACTCGATCAGCACGTCGCCTGCGCAGCTGCAACAGAAGAACGCCAACCACGTGGGCGGCGACATCGGGGGCGGACGAAACGATCTCACCCATCTGATCGCGCGACCGCGACTGTCGCCGAATCCGTATGCCACCGGGGTGCCCGGTGTGTACCTCTGCTCGTCCGCCACCCCACCCGGTGGCGGGGTGCACGGGATGTGCGGCCGCAACGCCGCAGAGGCGGCGTTGCGGTACCTCAATCGGTGA
- a CDS encoding phytoene desaturase family protein translates to MTYDDIIIGAGHNGLTAAAYLAAAGRSVLVLERADHVGGAAVSAMPFPGLPARVSRYSYLVSLLPREIIADLELDIRLIRRRFSSYTPLPADPATGILVDNEDTAATAASFRRATGSEAAFTAWESFGTRMGTIAQRVFPTMIEPLRSAEQMRDLVVGTDTSDAEIWEMLTSRPLGELLGQYFDDDVVRGIAATDGLIGTFADLDESALRQNICFLYHLIGGGTGDWDVPVGGMGAVSGALYQAAAAAGAEIRTGVRVLGVDPSDGTVELADRRVTGSMLYAACAPQVINGLLDDPVDTEADPKGSQLKINLLLERLPRLCDTSTSPEAAFAGTFHINESASQLRIAWQQADRGQVPELPPCEIYCHTLSDGSILGPELEGRHTLTLFALHMPPEVFDAPGAVEHAVGATLASLNSVLAEPIQSVIAHDVTGNPCIEVKTPQDLEESLGLPGGNIFHRSLQWPWAESESEVGSWGVETRHPRLLLCGAGARRGGGVSGIPGHNAAARTLRG, encoded by the coding sequence ATGACCTACGACGACATCATCATCGGTGCCGGACACAACGGACTGACCGCGGCCGCGTATCTCGCAGCCGCCGGACGCTCGGTACTGGTGCTCGAGCGGGCCGATCACGTCGGCGGCGCCGCGGTGTCGGCGATGCCGTTCCCCGGGCTACCCGCCCGCGTCTCCCGCTACTCATATCTGGTGTCACTCCTGCCCCGGGAGATCATCGCCGACCTCGAACTCGACATCCGGCTGATCCGACGGCGTTTCTCCTCGTACACCCCGCTCCCGGCCGACCCCGCCACCGGCATCCTCGTCGACAACGAGGACACCGCGGCGACCGCCGCATCCTTTCGGCGCGCCACCGGCTCCGAGGCGGCGTTCACCGCGTGGGAGTCGTTCGGCACCCGGATGGGCACCATCGCGCAGCGGGTCTTCCCGACGATGATCGAACCGCTCCGCTCGGCCGAGCAGATGCGCGACCTGGTGGTCGGTACCGACACCTCGGATGCCGAGATCTGGGAGATGCTCACGTCACGTCCGCTCGGCGAGCTCCTCGGACAGTACTTCGACGACGACGTGGTGCGCGGCATCGCGGCCACCGACGGACTCATCGGCACCTTCGCCGACCTCGACGAATCGGCGCTGCGGCAGAACATCTGCTTCCTCTACCACCTGATCGGCGGTGGGACCGGCGACTGGGATGTGCCGGTCGGCGGGATGGGTGCGGTGTCCGGCGCGCTCTATCAGGCGGCGGCCGCGGCGGGCGCCGAGATCCGCACCGGCGTCCGGGTGCTCGGCGTCGACCCGTCGGACGGGACCGTCGAACTCGCCGACCGACGCGTGACCGGGTCCATGCTCTACGCCGCCTGCGCGCCACAGGTGATCAACGGCCTCCTCGACGACCCCGTCGACACCGAGGCTGACCCGAAGGGTTCGCAGCTGAAGATCAACCTCCTGCTCGAGCGTCTGCCGCGCCTGTGCGACACGTCGACGTCGCCGGAGGCCGCGTTCGCCGGCACCTTCCACATCAACGAATCCGCGAGCCAGCTGCGGATCGCGTGGCAGCAGGCCGACCGCGGCCAGGTGCCCGAACTGCCGCCGTGCGAGATCTACTGCCACACACTCTCGGACGGCTCGATCCTCGGCCCCGAGCTCGAGGGCAGACACACTCTGACGCTGTTCGCCCTGCACATGCCCCCGGAGGTGTTCGACGCACCCGGTGCCGTCGAGCACGCGGTGGGCGCCACCCTCGCATCGTTGAACTCCGTCCTCGCCGAGCCCATCCAGTCGGTCATCGCCCACGACGTGACCGGCAATCCCTGCATCGAGGTCAAGACCCCGCAGGATCTCGAGGAGAGCCTCGGCCTGCCCGGCGGCAACATCTTTCACCGCAGCCTCCAGTGGCCGTGGGCCGAGTCGGAGTCCGAGGTCGGCTCCTGGGGCGTGGAGACCCGGCATCCGCGACTCCTGCTCTGCGGCGCCGGTGCACGGCGCGGCGGCGGGGTGAGCGGCATCCCGGGCCACAATGCGGCGGCGAGAACGCTCCGCGGATAG
- a CDS encoding DHA2 family efflux MFS transporter permease subunit: MADLIRSDSPSAHPPAAAPAGPRRPGVVLLVLSLAAFMASLDVFIVNVAFDDIGRDFDGVGLSELSWVLNAYTIIYAALLVPAGRIVDRYGRKGGFLTGLAIFTVASVACAAAQGVWWLVAFRCVQAIGAAILTPASLGLVVSTMPAELRARSVRIWAATGALAAALGPAVGGLLVEASWRWVFLVNVPVGVAALIAGAVVLSRSRNDTATGLPDLLGAVLLAVSIGALTLGLVEGSEWGWTDPKIVGSWIIAAVTLAGFVLSSARHPEPVIDPALLRVRAFTFANITAVLFAIPFAGALLANILWLQQVWGYSAIKTGFAVSTGPLMVPIFAAVAHRLSARVPVGSIVAAGCLLFGLGGVLIAMSVDQTPDYATEILPGWLIGGVGVGLALPSILSSATADLPLHQAATGSAVVNMSRQIGMALGVSLLVAILGTPVGYAAAHSAFQEAWWVLGAVALLGALAAPGMTPPRRASSPVG, from the coding sequence ATGGCCGATCTGATCCGGTCCGATTCCCCCTCGGCGCACCCGCCGGCCGCCGCGCCCGCCGGGCCGCGTCGGCCGGGGGTGGTGCTGCTCGTCCTGTCGCTTGCCGCTTTCATGGCCAGCCTCGACGTGTTCATCGTGAACGTGGCCTTTGACGACATCGGTCGCGATTTCGACGGCGTCGGCCTGTCCGAGCTGTCGTGGGTGCTCAACGCCTACACGATCATCTACGCCGCGCTCCTGGTGCCGGCAGGGCGAATCGTCGACCGCTACGGACGCAAGGGCGGATTCCTGACCGGGCTGGCGATCTTCACCGTCGCCAGCGTGGCATGTGCTGCGGCGCAGGGAGTGTGGTGGCTGGTCGCGTTCCGCTGCGTCCAAGCGATCGGCGCGGCCATCCTGACCCCGGCCAGCCTGGGCCTGGTGGTCTCCACCATGCCCGCCGAACTTCGTGCGCGGTCGGTGCGGATCTGGGCGGCCACCGGCGCACTCGCGGCCGCGCTCGGCCCGGCCGTCGGCGGGCTACTCGTCGAGGCCTCGTGGCGATGGGTCTTCCTGGTGAACGTCCCGGTCGGCGTCGCAGCCCTGATCGCCGGCGCGGTCGTACTGTCACGATCCCGAAACGACACCGCCACCGGTCTTCCCGACCTCCTCGGGGCGGTCCTGCTCGCTGTCTCCATCGGCGCGTTGACACTCGGCCTGGTCGAGGGCAGTGAATGGGGATGGACAGACCCGAAGATCGTCGGGTCGTGGATCATCGCCGCCGTCACCCTGGCCGGATTCGTGCTCAGCTCGGCGCGGCACCCCGAACCGGTCATCGACCCGGCGCTCCTGCGCGTGCGGGCCTTCACCTTCGCGAACATCACCGCGGTGCTGTTCGCCATACCGTTCGCAGGCGCGCTGCTCGCGAACATCCTCTGGCTGCAACAGGTCTGGGGATACTCGGCGATCAAGACGGGTTTCGCGGTGTCCACCGGACCGCTGATGGTGCCGATCTTCGCCGCCGTCGCCCATCGGCTGAGCGCTCGGGTGCCGGTCGGCTCGATCGTGGCGGCCGGCTGTCTGTTGTTCGGACTCGGCGGCGTGCTGATCGCGATGTCGGTCGACCAGACTCCCGACTACGCGACCGAGATCCTGCCCGGATGGCTGATCGGTGGCGTGGGCGTGGGTCTCGCACTGCCCTCGATCCTGTCCTCGGCCACCGCGGATCTTCCTCTGCACCAGGCGGCAACCGGCAGTGCAGTTGTCAACATGAGCCGTCAGATCGGGATGGCCCTCGGCGTCAGTCTGCTGGTCGCGATCCTGGGCACGCCGGTCGGATATGCCGCGGCGCACAGCGCTTTCCAAGAGGCGTGGTGGGTCCTCGGCGCCGTCGCACTACTCGGGGCGCTGGCCGCGCCGGGGATGACCCCGCCGAGGCGGGCCTCATCGCCGGTCGGGTAG
- a CDS encoding winged helix-turn-helix transcriptional regulator, which yields MRRTTFTDMNCSVAQTLEIVGEWWTLLIIRDALFGVTRFDEFSTRLGIARNVLTQRLDTLVEHGVLTKDPYQDKPVRYDYRLTDKGRDLWTVVAALRQWGDKWAADDGAPIVTTHRTCGHTMTVEPVCSECHEPLVPGALRVHRGPGARENTPFPRH from the coding sequence ATGCGACGTACCACTTTCACCGACATGAACTGTTCGGTCGCCCAGACGCTGGAGATCGTCGGGGAATGGTGGACACTGCTGATCATCCGGGACGCCCTGTTCGGCGTGACCCGGTTCGACGAGTTCTCGACCCGCCTCGGAATCGCCCGCAACGTCCTGACACAACGCCTCGACACCCTCGTCGAGCACGGCGTGCTGACCAAGGATCCCTACCAGGACAAGCCCGTGCGCTACGACTATCGCCTCACCGACAAGGGGCGGGATCTGTGGACCGTGGTCGCGGCCCTGCGTCAATGGGGCGACAAGTGGGCCGCCGACGACGGCGCACCGATCGTCACCACCCACCGCACCTGCGGGCACACGATGACGGTCGAGCCGGTGTGTTCCGAGTGCCACGAACCACTGGTGCCGGGCGCACTGCGCGTGCACCGAGGACCCGGTGCACGCGAGAACACCCCGTTCCCTCGCCACTGA
- a CDS encoding TIGR03619 family F420-dependent LLM class oxidoreductase, with the protein MRFTFAEAMTDPTFYPPLAQAAEQAGYAGFTIPDSLAYPEESDATYPYTEDGNREFLEDKAFIETFIQAAALGAVTSTIRFTPFVVKLPVRPPALVAKQASSVAFLTNNRFAMGVGTSPWPEDYDFMGVDFKRRGKRMDECMDIIRGLTTGEYFEFHGEFYDIPKIKMSPAPTEPIPMLVGGHADPALRRAVVRGDGWMHGGGDGEELDALIEKIDDIRKAEGKLNDPFEIHVISVDAYSVDGCKRLEDKGVTDVIVGFRLPYIKGPDTEPLQKKIDHLNWYAENVIAKVNG; encoded by the coding sequence ATGCGCTTCACCTTCGCCGAGGCAATGACCGACCCGACGTTCTACCCGCCGCTCGCCCAGGCGGCGGAGCAGGCGGGATACGCGGGTTTCACCATCCCGGACTCGCTGGCCTACCCCGAGGAATCGGACGCCACCTACCCCTACACCGAGGACGGGAACCGCGAGTTCCTCGAGGACAAGGCGTTCATCGAGACGTTCATCCAGGCCGCCGCGCTCGGCGCGGTGACCTCGACGATCCGTTTCACACCGTTTGTCGTGAAGCTCCCGGTCCGCCCGCCGGCCCTGGTGGCCAAGCAGGCGAGCTCGGTCGCGTTCCTCACCAACAACCGTTTCGCGATGGGTGTCGGCACCAGTCCCTGGCCCGAGGACTACGACTTCATGGGCGTGGACTTCAAACGCCGCGGCAAGCGCATGGACGAATGCATGGACATCATCCGGGGCCTCACCACGGGTGAGTACTTCGAGTTCCACGGCGAGTTCTATGACATCCCCAAGATCAAGATGTCGCCGGCCCCCACCGAGCCGATCCCGATGCTCGTCGGCGGTCACGCCGACCCGGCCCTGCGCCGGGCGGTCGTCCGCGGTGACGGCTGGATGCACGGCGGCGGCGACGGCGAGGAACTCGACGCGCTGATCGAGAAGATCGACGACATCCGCAAGGCGGAGGGAAAGCTCAACGACCCCTTCGAGATCCACGTGATCTCGGTCGACGCGTACTCGGTCGACGGATGCAAACGACTCGAGGACAAGGGCGTCACCGACGTGATCGTCGGGTTCCGGTTGCCCTACATCAAGGGCCCCGACACGGAGCCCCTGCAGAAGAAGATCGACCACTTGAACTGGTACGCGGAGAACGTCATCGCCAAGGTGAACGGTTGA
- a CDS encoding TIGR03086 family metal-binding protein, whose protein sequence is MRTALNGYAALLAAAAEIDGFDRPSGCAGWTVADVADHVITVTEKFTRFAAGGTDTPRSAPVRIDPRDHRYAFDRAAQASLAAWTTCDPGRTCRLPFGTFSAGEAAGINMMDLLVHGWDVAVGIGLSYRMPEPLLPTAITTARRLVTPDSVARGLYSTPIATIGREGQALLLAITGRQPLGQYERQKGSE, encoded by the coding sequence TTGCGGACCGCCCTGAACGGTTATGCCGCACTGCTGGCCGCAGCGGCCGAGATCGATGGCTTCGATCGGCCGTCCGGCTGTGCCGGTTGGACGGTGGCCGATGTCGCCGACCACGTCATCACAGTCACCGAGAAGTTCACGAGATTCGCCGCCGGGGGCACCGACACCCCGCGGAGTGCGCCGGTCCGAATCGACCCGAGAGACCACCGCTACGCCTTCGACCGGGCTGCGCAGGCGAGCCTGGCCGCCTGGACCACCTGCGATCCTGGGCGGACGTGTCGGCTGCCGTTCGGCACCTTCAGCGCCGGGGAAGCGGCCGGGATCAACATGATGGATCTCCTCGTGCACGGGTGGGACGTCGCCGTCGGGATCGGTCTGTCCTACCGGATGCCCGAGCCATTGCTCCCCACGGCGATCACGACAGCACGCCGACTTGTGACCCCCGACTCCGTTGCGCGCGGGCTGTATTCGACGCCGATCGCCACGATCGGCCGGGAGGGCCAGGCTCTCTTGCTCGCCATCACGGGCCGACAACCGCTGGGACAGTATGAGAGGCAGAAGGGCAGCGAGTAG
- a CDS encoding type II toxin-antitoxin system VapC family toxin encodes MTAYLLDTNALLWLVSEPDKISGPAREVLADQANDLLVSAASAWEIAIKTRLGRLDGEPLLSAWQETLISMNATDLAIDAADAAMAGRLKWDHRDPFDRMIVAQAARRGLTIATSDHRVVDGAMTSVLDTRP; translated from the coding sequence CTTCTCGACACGAACGCATTGCTCTGGCTCGTCTCCGAGCCGGACAAGATCTCCGGGCCGGCGCGGGAAGTGTTGGCGGATCAGGCTAACGATCTCCTCGTGTCAGCGGCTTCGGCATGGGAGATCGCCATCAAGACCCGCCTCGGGCGGCTCGACGGTGAGCCGCTGTTGTCGGCCTGGCAGGAGACCTTGATCAGCATGAATGCCACCGACCTTGCCATCGACGCCGCCGATGCCGCGATGGCCGGACGCCTGAAGTGGGACCATCGGGATCCTTTCGACCGCATGATCGTGGCGCAGGCCGCCCGACGCGGGCTGACCATCGCCACGAGCGACCACCGCGTCGTCGACGGCGCCATGACCTCCGTTCTCGACACCCGCCCATGA
- a CDS encoding aldo/keto reductase, with protein sequence MDIPSVKLNNGYVIPMVGLGTSGLLGRPSVSAVAGALRSGYRMIDTASRYSNERSVGMGLRQSGVPRDDVVVQTKLGGGDQGFDEAINAAQDSARRLAVDHIDIYLIHWPCPSLGRTVESWKALLTLADEGFIRTAGVSNFTQHQLQSLYDETGRWPALNQIQCSPALARTELREFMTENGIHAQAWHPTGRKEGMLGEPAVIRLARKYGKSPTQIALRWAVQQGISVVPKSSHAGRQIENSDLFDFAFEPDDLAALAELDRGEKAARDSDVEEEF encoded by the coding sequence GTGGACATTCCGTCAGTGAAGCTGAACAACGGATACGTGATCCCGATGGTCGGACTCGGGACGTCGGGCTTGCTGGGGCGACCGAGTGTGTCCGCCGTCGCCGGAGCCCTGCGGTCGGGGTATCGGATGATCGACACGGCGAGCCGGTACAGCAACGAGCGCAGCGTCGGGATGGGTCTGCGGCAGTCCGGGGTCCCCCGCGACGACGTGGTGGTACAGACCAAACTCGGGGGCGGGGACCAGGGATTCGACGAGGCGATCAACGCGGCGCAGGACAGTGCGCGACGTCTGGCCGTCGACCACATCGACATCTACCTGATCCATTGGCCCTGCCCGAGTCTCGGCCGCACGGTCGAGTCGTGGAAGGCGCTGCTGACACTGGCCGACGAGGGTTTCATCCGCACCGCGGGCGTCTCGAACTTCACACAGCACCAACTGCAGTCGCTCTACGACGAGACGGGCCGCTGGCCCGCGCTCAACCAGATCCAGTGCTCGCCGGCGCTGGCGCGCACGGAACTGCGGGAATTCATGACGGAGAACGGGATTCATGCCCAAGCATGGCACCCGACCGGGCGCAAGGAGGGCATGCTGGGTGAGCCGGCGGTGATCCGGCTGGCGCGCAAGTACGGCAAGTCGCCGACTCAGATCGCGCTTCGGTGGGCGGTCCAACAGGGGATCAGCGTGGTGCCGAAGTCGTCGCACGCCGGCCGTCAGATCGAGAACTCAGATCTCTTCGACTTCGCGTTCGAGCCCGACGACCTGGCCGCGCTGGCCGAACTCGATCGGGGTGAGAAGGCCGCACGCGATTCCGACGTCGAGGAAGAGTTCTAG
- a CDS encoding prolyl oligopeptidase family serine peptidase, whose translation MKSRSLRRGAAATIVALAVAGAAWAASPSAVAAPEPGTAPPQWSGLDVRDYPGPVPTKAGTLISQVPLEAGLSVPGAAKAYRIHYATPDQHNRPASSTGAVFVPGGTPPPGGWPMIAWAHGTTGLGDSCTPSAQPRSARDAAYLGHWLRQGYAVVATDYVGLGTPGLMSYLNGESEAHSIVDSVKAARQMALPLASRWAIVGQSQGAGAALGGARRATELSAGSGLDYRGVVATGTPANIELLLGLGGPAFPPVTLPAALNTYAAYILAGFADARPDLDPMSIMTPTGRRLIGAARTLCYPEMTALMKGRDLRTMFRKPISSLPGGQAALTRYMGTPYSGYDRPIFLGQGLLDTDVPAPSALSLYGQMRANGQPVELHVYPDKDHSGTVIASMVDSTPFLARIMR comes from the coding sequence ATGAAGTCTCGCTCGCTGCGCCGGGGCGCCGCCGCAACCATCGTCGCCCTCGCCGTCGCCGGCGCCGCCTGGGCCGCGTCTCCGTCGGCCGTCGCCGCCCCGGAACCGGGCACCGCACCGCCGCAGTGGTCGGGTCTGGACGTCCGCGATTACCCGGGCCCGGTACCGACCAAGGCGGGAACGCTCATCTCGCAGGTGCCCCTCGAGGCCGGGCTGAGTGTGCCGGGGGCTGCGAAGGCATACCGGATCCATTACGCGACGCCCGATCAGCACAACCGCCCCGCATCCAGCACCGGTGCCGTGTTCGTGCCCGGTGGAACACCGCCGCCCGGCGGCTGGCCGATGATCGCGTGGGCGCACGGCACCACCGGCCTCGGCGACAGCTGCACCCCGTCGGCGCAGCCCCGCAGCGCACGCGACGCTGCCTACCTTGGACACTGGCTACGCCAGGGGTATGCCGTGGTGGCGACCGATTACGTCGGCCTCGGCACACCCGGGTTGATGAGTTACCTCAATGGGGAGTCGGAGGCGCATTCGATCGTCGACTCGGTGAAGGCCGCACGACAGATGGCCCTCCCCCTCGCGTCACGATGGGCCATCGTCGGCCAGTCCCAGGGCGCGGGGGCCGCGCTCGGCGGCGCCCGGCGGGCAACCGAACTGTCCGCGGGCAGCGGCCTGGACTATCGCGGCGTGGTGGCCACCGGCACGCCGGCGAACATCGAGTTGCTCCTCGGTCTCGGTGGGCCCGCGTTCCCGCCGGTGACCCTGCCGGCCGCGCTCAACACATATGCCGCCTACATCCTGGCCGGTTTCGCCGACGCCCGACCGGATCTCGACCCGATGTCGATCATGACCCCGACGGGCCGCCGACTGATCGGTGCTGCACGGACCCTGTGCTATCCGGAGATGACCGCCCTCATGAAGGGGCGCGATCTGCGGACCATGTTCCGCAAACCGATCTCGTCGCTCCCGGGCGGACAGGCGGCACTGACCCGGTACATGGGCACCCCCTACTCCGGCTACGACCGGCCGATCTTCCTCGGGCAGGGTCTCCTCGACACCGATGTGCCTGCGCCGTCGGCACTCTCGCTGTATGGCCAGATGCGCGCCAACGGCCAGCCAGTCGAGTTGCACGTCTACCCGGACAAGGACCATTCCGGCACGGTTATCGCATCGATGGTCGACTCGACGCCGTTCCTGGCGCGCATCATGCGCTGA
- a CDS encoding SDR family oxidoreductase, translating into MQIDGSTLLITGASSGLGAEFVTAALDRGAAKVYAAARREIRHPDARVVALHLDVTDADSIAAAAHAAPDVDVLINNAGVHGATSLLTSPISEIRDVFDTNVFGVLDMTRAFAPVLASRGGGAVVDIASALSWIATPGAYSPSKAALWGLTNSLRAELAGQGTQVLGAHLSYASTPMTESLTDVPKLAPDTVVRYILDALEQGADEAIVDDITAAVRASLATSTTAALGA; encoded by the coding sequence ATGCAGATCGACGGCAGCACCCTCCTGATCACCGGCGCATCCAGCGGCCTCGGCGCCGAGTTCGTCACCGCGGCCCTCGACCGCGGCGCGGCGAAGGTCTACGCGGCGGCACGACGCGAGATCCGCCACCCCGATGCGCGGGTGGTAGCGCTCCACCTGGACGTGACCGACGCCGACAGCATCGCGGCGGCCGCGCACGCCGCCCCCGACGTCGACGTCCTGATCAACAACGCAGGCGTCCACGGCGCCACGTCACTGCTCACCTCACCGATCTCGGAAATCCGGGATGTCTTCGACACCAACGTCTTCGGCGTACTCGACATGACGCGGGCGTTCGCGCCGGTACTCGCGTCGCGTGGCGGAGGCGCCGTCGTCGACATCGCTTCGGCCCTCAGCTGGATCGCCACTCCGGGCGCGTACTCGCCGTCGAAGGCCGCACTGTGGGGGTTGACCAACAGCCTGCGCGCCGAGTTGGCCGGCCAGGGCACGCAGGTCCTCGGCGCGCATCTGTCCTACGCGTCGACACCCATGACCGAGAGCCTCACCGACGTACCCAAGCTCGCGCCGGACACCGTCGTCCGATACATCCTCGACGCCCTCGAGCAGGGCGCCGACGAGGCCATCGTCGACGACATCACCGCTGCGGTCCGGGCCTCACTCGCCACCAGCACCACCGCTGCGCTGGGTGCCTGA
- a CDS encoding GtrA family protein — translation MSRPESGAGDEHPRHEDFTTRHAPTPLELPFSDGEASTNVDLKTQIIRFAITGAGSGVLDFGLTLLLQYVVGTPFWIAKSFGFILGTTTAYLLNRRWTFEAEPSALRFVAVAALYGVTFFVNVGLYTWCSHLWPQTIVYSFAAYVIAQGTATVINFIVQRLVIFRIR, via the coding sequence GTGTCTCGACCCGAGTCCGGCGCAGGGGACGAACATCCGCGCCATGAGGATTTCACCACCCGCCATGCTCCGACGCCCCTGGAGCTGCCGTTCAGCGATGGTGAGGCGTCGACGAATGTCGACCTGAAGACACAGATCATCCGATTCGCCATCACCGGCGCAGGGTCCGGGGTTCTCGACTTCGGGCTGACCCTGCTCCTCCAATACGTGGTCGGCACGCCGTTCTGGATCGCCAAGTCGTTCGGCTTCATCCTCGGCACCACCACCGCATATCTGCTGAATCGTCGCTGGACGTTCGAGGCCGAGCCGAGCGCGTTGCGGTTCGTGGCGGTGGCGGCGCTCTACGGTGTGACGTTCTTCGTCAACGTCGGTCTGTACACCTGGTGCTCGCACCTGTGGCCGCAGACGATCGTCTACAGCTTCGCCGCCTATGTCATCGCGCAGGGCACCGCGACGGTCATCAACTTCATCGTGCAACGCCTGGTCATCTTCCGGATCCGCTGA